The DNA window AAAACGGTCAGTATCCAAATATAGCTCGTGAAATGTTGTTTTGCGTGTGATCAATTGAGGACGTGTGataactcactttttcattTACAGATATTCTTCGATGATAGCATTAGGAACATTGCCAGTGGAAAAGCAGCAGGGCTTCACACAGTAATAGTAAGCTCGAAAATTTACCAAGAATCTAATTAACCAAACTTCCTAtctttatgagaaaatatagtcaatttctaataaaatacaaaatgcAGGTGGGGAGATCAACATTAGTACCAGGTGCAGATTATGCCTTAAACAGCATACACAATCTAAGAGAAGCAATACCTGAAATATGGGAAGATGAAGGGGAGCATTTGGAGCAAGTAATCCAGCCTTCTGCAGTAGAAACTGTTGTACTAGCATAGACTACTAAAGCTTTTGACGTTTTAAAGTCACTACTGAAAAGATGCTTCAAAAATAGTTGACAACTTTTATGTGTTATAGTCGGCTACCTTAAAAGTAAAATGTAATGTTACTCGTGATAAATAAAATTCCACAAAAGATGAATtggattatgatgagattaatcAGTGCAACGCCTAGCTTAATTCTACATTGATATGCCTCAATCATTAGCATATATTGCCAGAAGTATATAATGATTAATGCGCATATCCTACAAAAATCATATTCTTCCATGTTTAACACTATTTGCTTTTTCTCTTTCATTTACTCAGGAATAAAGCAAGATCGAAGTCACTAATGCATATAAGGAATACAAACAAGTATCAAGAACCAATCTAAATTTTGTTACTATGATGTGCTAACATATAATGCTAATACAGGTTCTTGGGTTGTACCAAAATCTCACTGCTGATATATAAATCTGTAATAATTTTGTTTTCACCTCATCGCATTCATTACTGTGAGGTTCCACCTGGAATGCTCTGAAGTAGAAATTTGGCATTGTGCAAAAGTGCATCAGTCTCCTCATTTGCAGCATCCAGCAAACGCAGTTCCTTGATCTCCTCTTGCCACTTTTCCATTTGCTCCTTGTGAATTCTGCCAAAGACTTAATTCAGAATACCAATCAAAATCTAGTTTTGGTCATTTAAAAAACCTAATTTACTTTAAATCCCTTACAAAACAACCCGTTCTTCAAATTCATTACTCAATTCCTTCAGCATCGACTTCCCCGAATCTAGCAACTCAGATACCTTCACAAAATCACAAGGGGAAACTTTTTCTAAAAAGCTCTTTAAGAAGTTGATACTTCCAAGCttgaaaaacataaaaaaaaaaaaaatttgaagcaAATAATTCTCTTGAAAAACTCATGCATACTCTCTTGTTTAACATGGAATTTTACCATTTGAGTAAAGTTATTGATCTTGTCAAGAATCTGAGCAATTTCCATCTCGATTTGCTCAGAATTCAAAGTTCTTGACTCATTTTCTTCTCCTGGAACCTGTTCAAGAGGTCCTCCTTCCACCATTGCCTCCGTATCCTCCATCTATGAACTTCCCCATATTAGTAATTAGGAAAATAGTAATTGATTTCTTCTTTTCCCCCCTTTTACCATCATAATATTTTGCCATCTTAATGATTGGGAAGAGCAAAAAAGTACAGATTACTCATACAGAAAGTTTCACCCGCTTTTCCATGACACCAGTACTTTGAAATGAAATTTGTTAAGACTGGAGGAAGAAAACAAATTCAGaggatattttcattttccAAGCAAGAAGTATGCACAAAAATTCACTAGTATTGGAATGCCCCAATCACTTCACCATTAATTCATATATTTGGTACTTCATGATTGTATGaaacaaaacttggataatgtATAATTCAATTTTAAGTACTTTCTCAGAAATAGCTACATGAAAAAAAAACAAGGACTGCGGTCAAAGAAGATAAAAAAATGCATGTAGAGTTCTATATAAAAATGGAATTTATACTGATTTTATATATGGTTAACAAACTTTGTGTAGCCATGACAGCCGAGGGTAGTAGGTAAATTTTCAAACAAGAGAACATAATTTCTTCAAGATTTGACAATGAAAACTAAAATTCTCTCCTAAATCAATCATCAAAGGAATCATAAAACTGGATAGCTAAATTTTAGCCACAATTGAAGTTAAAACTGTAAAATAGAACCCTAGGCTTTCCGTACCAACATAGAAAAGAAGCTGTACCCGACATTTACTATCAGACTCGCAAACATGGTAAGAAATCGAAAATGATTATCCTCATTTAGCAtattaaaagtaagaaaagagaatgagagataTAATGCTCAAATGCTAATTTCCGCGCATCATTTTTAACGTTTAACAAATTACAAGAAGATATAACACAATTCACAACAATGCGAACAGTGAAGAGGATTTCAGCAGCCATTGAATAGTTTTTACAACTGAGAACCTGTAAATAACAAAATTAAAGGACATATATATGAGCAAATCAATGGTAAAAATGCAACAAACTCATAAGCATCTGTTATCCAGCTAATTCCGATGCATTCCAGCAATAAAAAAAGttaacaaataaaatcaaattacaTCTATTCGCTATCTGTCTCTAGAATCCAGAAATTTCAAAgtccagaaaaaaaaaaaccggtgaaaaataaccaaaatccaGCTTCTATCTCCTCCTACGTTCATAAAACAAATTCTATTATAGTACATATTTCGAATCTGAATTTGGAATTAGAAAAAAACCCAACCAGAAATTACCAGATTCAAATCGGCAGCCAAGTTTTCGTGCGTCTATGTGACCGAGAGCGAATGCAGGGAGTAAATGGGAGTCTGTGAGGAATGACGAGTGTTGGACGGGGCTGCATTTTATAATGATGAAAGGAGGAGGAAGCATTGGCGCCAATTGTACCAAAGTCGAGTAAACGTGTTTacgattattattatttttttgaataattACGAGACAAATAACAATGTTTGGTTATTAGGATTTGAAATtagaattatttaaaaattattttttgtttgaaaaaataatttttaaataattctaATTTCAAATCCTAATAACCAAAcattgttattttgaaaaaaaaaaggatttagaaatttaaatatttagtaACATAACCTTATGATTTTCTTACATAAATCATGTTTAAACCATATTATTCACATtattaaaaaatcaaaaattttaaattaatcttatcatatatttacatatgaaaCTTAAACTAATATTTGTGGAgtaagtcttttgtgagacgattttatgaatctttatctgtgagacggatcaactttAACAatacacaaaataaaaaataaataaattcatcGGTGAATCAAAACCAAGAAAACACATAGTATTTTTTATTCTAGCAAATCGAATCATTATTAAATCTTGGTATGATGGTTATTCTCATGATAGTCAACAAAGACGAATCATCGCGTAGAAGTCCCAAGAAAAATTGGATATGATGTCAaagaagtaaaaaaataaaataaaataacatacCAATTGAGAGATTCTAAgctaattataatattatagtCAAAATTACATGGTGatttatgtatagatatacatATATCAAACTAATGTATAAATACGAAAAATAAATCcgtaaaatcgtttcaaatGCTTATTCAAAAAGGTGTTCTTCGAATATTACATTCTACATATAGAGATATACATATATgaagtataaaaaaaaaatctcattcAATGGAACTTTCAATGGTAGAGCTACTGCTAATCCATTTATCTGTAACAGCAACAGGTGACGTCAAATTCTTGTTCTTCAACAATATAACCTCGTCTGTCTCCGGAGAATGAAGCATCTTTCCATTCCCATTTTCCTCTTTCACCTTCTCAAACATCAACTCATCCCCATTGTGAATATCCTTCAAATAATCCAACACCTCGTCCATCGACGGCCTCATCTCCTTCTCCGGTTGCAGACACCGGAAAGCCAAATCGGCCACGGAAGTGGTCATTCTCGTGACCTCGGCATCAGTGCCGTACCCAAGAGATGAGTCGATTAGTTCCTCGAAATCACATTTCTGAATCTTGTTTAAAGCGAAGCTAGCCAAGTTTATTTCATGTCTATGTCTGTTTATGTCCACTGCAGGCATGGATGATATGAGCTCGACTAGCACGACCCCGAAACTATACACATCGCTTTTACCTGTGAGTTGGTAACATTGATGGTATTCGGGATCGACGTACCCTGGGGTCCCCTGAGGAGCGGTGGAGACGTGAGTTGCATCGATTGGGAAGAGTCTTGACAGCCCAAAATCCGCAACTTTGACGCAGAAGTTTCCGTCGAGTAATATGTTGTTCGTCTTCACGTCGCGGTGGATTATGTCTGATTTGTGTAGGTAAGTTAGCGCAGTTGCTGTTTCTATGGCTATGTTCATGCGAATGGACCAAGTTAGTGGGGATTCGTCAGCTCTTTTGCCATGGAGATGATCGGCTACGGTTCCATTTTCAACGTACTCATAAACGAGTAATAATTCTCGGCTTCTTCTGGAGGTGCAGCCGTACAGAGAAACGAGATTTGGATGCTTCAAACATGTAAGAATTTTGATCTCGTTCATGAATTGTTCGACCCTTCTGTAGTTATGCTCGTAGAGTCGTTTTATAGCGACTTCTCTTCCATCTCTGAGTTTCCCTAGTCATTAGTTATAAACAGATTAGTGAAACTATACTTAGAAACTGTAGAAGTGGACTTATCTCACATACTGAGAagaaaggagaaacttttttaGTACCATAATATACGGTTCCAAAGCCTCCATCACCGAGTTCTCGGGCGGAGTCGAAGTTATTTGTGGCCTCCACAAGTTCTGTGTAGGAAAATACAGGGATTCCGAAGTATAAGCTTCCGCCTTCAATATCTAATTTGGAGGAGGGATCCGAGGATACGCTTCTCCATAGGCGGTAGGCATTTGTGACTCGTTTCTTGTTTCGCCAGATTAAAAAGGCCAACAAGCACATGAAAAATGCAGCTCCCGGTATAGCTAATACCACAAATCAGACTCATTAACGTTTGGAAACCAGAATACTAAGATGGAAACACGGTAATCAGACTGACAATACCTGCGGCTATTATTATTTTCATCTTCTTTTTGTTTCCTGCAACCAAATCTAAGGTAAGAAAAATTATTGATTGCATATCACAAACAAACCAGTGGGGTTTACTCAAGAAGAAGCAAAAATAAACAACAGCATTGAATTTTTCGCCAAGAAAACAACTCCATATGTTAGCATAAAATTTGGTTCCTTTTGCAAGTAACGAACAACATATATATGACACTGACCTTTAGTTTGTTCAACATGCCACTCAAGATCAAATTCATAAGCAAGCAGTTTGAACAAGTCATCACTCCAATTCAAAGAACGATTCCACATAGGCATTTGAATAGAACGACATCCAAAAGGGAGATCAGCCCCACTAGCAGGATTTCCATCCTCTGGGTTtctataatatacatcaaagcCTACACATTGCGAGTGATTTTTGTAATCTTTGAAATGCTCTTCCACACTCCTATCATGGAAAGCCTTGTCACATGTGAAGAGGGTGACGTTTGGGGATATTACGAATGAAATATTGGGAGAAATATAGAGAGGAAAACTgttgaaagaaaaacaactaTTGCGATCCAAATTATACCGAAGGGATTCGTCTCgaacaaaatatttatatgcGGAAATATTATCCAAAACATCGTAGGACGGCCCTTTATCCCCAATCTTAAATCTTGGTACCGAAGAATTACAATCAACCACGATTAACCCACAGTCGGGGCGTTCGAGCTCGGTGAGGGGATACTCCAGGAGCCCAAGTTCTGAACAAGGGAAGGATTTGGGGCACTTGTTGGCATCGCAAAAGTTGAGAAGCAGAGCATGGAATACGAAGAAGAACAGGAATAAATTGGGAAAGGCCATGCAGAGAAGGGAAAATGGAAAATGGAGGCAAGATTTTTGTATTCCGGTGGTCTTACTTTTGTAACACAGCTGTTGTTTGTGCTACAAACGCCGTAGTTGACTTGACCAAagcaaataaaattaatttagaaATAATGTAATCTGAAACAAAACtttaaatgatatatattttttaattattgtttttttttatttatttgcttTAATTAGTttgaaatggtcagattgaggTTAGGAACACTCAAGTTTCGCTGTCATTATCAACTTGACTTGCGGGTCGTTTACATAATTGACCATTGACTGTGACATGAGTTAAAAAATACTACAAATTTAGATGATCATCAAAGAAAATGCATTATAAATTCTCatataaatcaatttttttttatatctggaatataaaaaatttgattatattgaattattattatttttcgtgtcaaatattatgtttaaactTTATCATGAGATGAATTACGAtcagaaaaaaaagaaaatcaaagaCTTGAATAAGAttaggaaaaaaaagaaaaaaaacgaaAAGTTGGGATGCTTTGAAAAAGGTTGGTGATATCaagtaacttttaattttcccATTTAGTTTGTAAAAATGATTGAGGATTATAAGAAATTTAAGAGATATTGATAATATCgcaaagagtaggtctcttgtgttACAATCTCActaatctttatctatgagacgagtcaaacctatcgatattcacaataaaaagtaatattttttcatggataacccaaataagatatccgtctcacaaaatacgatccgtgagaccgtctcacacaagtttttgcctacaaCAAAAACTCTTACGATATAATCTCAGGTGCCAATTTTTTGACACGGATATCTAATCTGGTGtgattcataaaaaataattataaatacaaaCCGATTCAgcctgtctcacaagagacttattcaataattattagataattatgttactccattgaaatatttattcataaAAGTAAGATCGTCTCAATagttaattttgtgagactTATATATTACCCGACCACCCatgaaaatattactttttatattataaatattacttttcaaattaaatataGACTCAATCGATACATCTCACATACATGCAATAATCTGACTGTCtcgaaatattaaaatatattgtctttaaaaaaaaagtttaaagTGTCCATTCATATTATGCATTCAACCATTAAATTAGCTTTTTCCATTGACGATGACAGCACAACTCCGGCCCACCCCCTCTCCGTCCAACAAGTTAAACGAAATTTTCACGTAAAAGCGAAGAAATTCCTTATGCTAATTGACTGGTGAtcatgaaataataataataataataataataataataataataatatatatatatatatatatatatatatattacaaataATAATCATGTTATATTTCAAGAGTTACGAATAAATGTACTGGAAAAGTAGCAATTTTCTCCCTTGGCCTAAATATTATTTTGGACTTCTAATCAATTATTAGTATAAAGCAATCAGTTTTAGGGTAAAAGAAAGTTTTTTAAGTTTTTTCCTAAATGTTATTATTACGCATAACATGTCAGCAATGTCTTACGTCATCACATCGTTGCATTAACAAcatcgaatatatatatatatatatatatctgtgtgTGTGCACGCGCATGATTAATAAGCATTTTGATGATATACATAAacgattaaattatttaatgcaACCTATTGATGTTATACACAACGGATCAAGTGGAGATAAAAGAGAATTCAAGAACTAACCCACAGGAGTCTTTGATAGAGATTAGAGGAGAGCAACCAGTCAGGTCCGATATTATTAAACAATTGAAAATTTAGATTTACTTGACCTTAAAATATTGGTCTTCTTTTTTacaaatgtttttaaaaatacttCTACGTGAGACAAAGTAAGATATTAAAATCTGTTTGgacaaatattttataaacGTTTAAGCGTtttataaaaggaaaaaaaaagtatGTGATTGAACAagatttttaaattgtttatgaaaaatatttttttaaaatgcttcttttattataattttaaacaataattgaaagatatattctgatatatttaaagtaaaaaaaaacataggtcaaattattataaatcaaaaataagaaacaaaattacaaaaaaaaaaattaatgaaaaactTATTACAGAAACCCGATCTATTAACAAGAAGTAGATCTACACGGAGAGAATTATTAGTGTGTCATGAGAAATTAGTACAAAATGCCGTGTATACACTTCTTGATAATAGAATCCGGGGCAACAATGAAACTTATAGTAAAAGAAAAATTCATGGACTTTAAAAATCGCGAAGGTTCAAGTCTTTCTATACCcccaaaaatcatataattgACTCGAAAATATTTATCTCATCATTGACTCACCACTTATTTAAAATAGATAAATAGTTATTAATCATTTttaactataattttttttataaaatagttTCCAAACCCATGTTTATTCCTAAAACaacttttaaaacatttttaaaattttggtgaaaaacacttttataaaaatattttataactaTTTGTCCAAACGGAGGACCcttagtattattattttttcaagtTTCATTAAAACAAGGGGACTTgcatatgtttatttttattattctttttttttttgtcctaAAAAATAATGATTCATTGCATGAAATATTAAGGTGTACAGATGAAAATAATCTCTACTGATTGACAAAATTTTGTGTGAGaaggtctcacatgtcgtattttgtgagacaaatatcttatttggatcatctatgaaaaaatattactttttatgctaagagtattactttttattgtaaatatctataggattgacccatctcatagataaagattttttagaccgtctcacaagagaactaCTCATGTTGATTTATCCAATGATGTTGTAAGATAGTACAAATGGGCCTTGGCTATGGTGCATGCACCAGGAGAACTACTCAGgcccaattttattttattttttaattgacCCATGCTTTGTGCATAGACCCTAATGGATTCCGCAGCATGTAATCCCAATTGATTGAAGATTGGTGGTGTAGAAAAAACCACATATTTGGATCGGTTCATCTAAAATCTATGAGTGTAAAATTAAATTTCATTGTTGAATAACCttaacaaataaaatcaaatctaTATCTTAGTTATctacaatatatttatatatatcaaaatggaTTTCAAATAACTCTAATAttctaaaaatttgaaatatattgtGTTAAGATTGAGGGGGTAAtcattgagctacaatagctcggttcttgaaatattaaacaccgattaattaaatcgagttgatgttcaaaccaagcggaaaacactcgaaataatccttcgtagaaaccgattaaatattttgtaaaccatttaaaatatatgtaagttgaatgagtaaaaatattttgagttgaagcattttatcaaacaattggtatgcaatattttggtatttgaagaacacataaaatgcttcaacaatgcatctataaaaacaatggaaatgataagtaaatgcaataaacaaatagacacgaatttgtttatggatgttcggagacttcaaatgctcctacgtcaccttttcttccccttgggaaagATTCACTAGAAAACTTTAATTTATACAACTCTGTGTAAAAACACATTCAGCTAGAACTTatccactgcctaaactgaactcctagcactcaagattgtaggcatcacctcacaatcagcataatgtttaacgtctcttatgccaagactacatacacaagtttaatgtctttgtgcaagtcTCACTCAACTAATTTTTTCAGCTCAAACTCTCtgtatatatgtgagtgattgtatgtgaagaatttatcatttacagtgtacatctcaaatgtatcctcacacaagggcttgtgctctcaactagctgatttcttcatgctaactgcccatgctttgaatcctttTCCAaaactcttgtttgatcttcaatatgttgtatttataagctccaacactgatatataagttaaacacaagaatatgaccgtttggaaattttctgtactgtttctgaaattgcaacggttaaattcgtcttgctggacattttcccgactggtcaactctggtcaactcaactggtcattcagttcaacttgtcagcagctggttcagttcagttcagttggtcagctgctggttcgggtcagttcagctggttcagttggtctggttcggttcagtttcagctggtctgattcagttcaactggctcggttcagttggtcagcaactggttcagttcaactggtcagcagctggttcagttcagttggtctggttcaactgatcttcagctggttcagttggttcagtttcagctggtgtgctgaaatcagcctagctgatttcagtttgtgcagaaccagtaaattcatcgtcatttatcagcattttaagcttcgattcagactttgacttctgaagataatttgtagatcatcgtcttatctttccaacgtaTACTGAATCGCTCCATTttgataaccgagctgagagatatgaccaaaataccgcaactgctcaaacccaactgattgttgttttcgtgtgatcagttcggtaattgagcgatcagttagaccatgataacatccgctTTTGCCCagctgacgtgaaatacgacttgttttaaattgagttttctaatcagtccagttggcagattgtcatttggataatccagttgagagataccatcaaaataccgaagctcgccagaaattcagtttgtgcagaattcagtttcagcttgtgtaaggaccgtgtatcgtgttatcgtaaatcctgtgtgattatcgataattcatgaaattgatatgtgattatgtatttgatgtatattatgacaaggaaattgagaaaatgaatattgaatattaattgacgttgtaagagctcgattggagaggtcggacgccaatttagtacaaacataaataattgCACAGAAcgagtggcgcccgggcggtagaaaatgaccgcccgagcgcggagcAAGTGGCatttggacagaacatgccgcgcccgagcggtaatttttgaccgcccgagcgcggtggtgcatttgaaactcgggggcagaacctctcgcgctcgggcgcgagaattctaccgcccgagcgcgagagcggtggGAAGATAAGAACAATTTTTGCCGTTCGTTTTCTTCCTTTCATTTCAGAGGCTTCGAGAGAATACGAGGGAATTCgaatttctttcgtccgaatcgacttcgaaacgctgtctaaacgcgaaacaaattatatatttgtgatcttcgcgtcgagggcttctgactgaggtaattttcttctagttccagcagctctaaatatcaaagtgctggaatagcatgtatttgaagttgaatttctgatatgtagtagaataaccgacaagaaacttgtattcgaagtcggaattgaattatgatatgaatttgatttgatatgaatttttgaagtttcaaatgatatttgaaactcatattaatgattttggagtatgttattgattggaatgagtatgttattgatgtagataaagtgtaatatcaatatcttcaggctacatcaactggaaacgaagaattgaggtatgttgcgaccgggtaacatacgacaagtATCTGtgttatatgatatatgtcggattgatttaattgattggaatgagattatgtgtctatatgccttatttgttgattgatatggcatacatgacattgagattgagatatcgatgtataaaataaatgttttgtgttaacacacatcattttatgcatacatcgatacatgacatacacgttgagctatgatccttggataccctgatatgatttgattggcttccggggtttgtgaacacaatcgctatgccggtattatatgacccgtaaagcatagacaattgtggccccatatgattggatatgagatttgggacttgatggcgctttgccgacgctatcatacgagtatcccatattggccggtgtgccagctcgagcattgatttgatagcgattcgattgattctgacatgtgctcagtggatgggcatttgacccgatatctccacgacatacatgcattgcataccatatatcattgcttaaatatctgtggtatatatgtttggttgttccatacggagctttgctcacccccaaggggggttgttgttgtctttgtgtgtggacaatggcaggtactccaggatatcaggagaccggagagggtacttctggagggagccacagcttgggctgaggttttatgttttgtcttgttcccagtatatatgtatatgtatctatataccggggcatgtcccgagaatgtgagttgtttgtatatgatagattttgatttcgtgtgggcatgtttatgacgtgagattaaatactatttttagtattcaaataaaatgatttgggctcattgtaaagaaaatttaaactcgttttccgctgtaattaattaaccctaatcagattgcattgtaataacgattaggagctaagggccccacagcttgcttcttgtgtttgcaacttcacacttgagtaaatatgttagaaacacaata is part of the Primulina tabacum isolate GXHZ01 chromosome 18, ASM2559414v2, whole genome shotgun sequence genome and encodes:
- the LOC142533927 gene encoding LEAF RUST 10 DISEASE-RESISTANCE LOCUS RECEPTOR-LIKE PROTEIN KINASE-like 1.2 isoform X2 yields the protein MHDFFIYFSFCIFCVIILSERSSGADYRYEACSVPVLCGGQNVSFPFYIQGLQEAYCGFPGFMLNCSDLGLPVLELPGNEYVIKGISYRNQNFRVIDSAVLNSNSSSCLPGIRNSTLYTKPQFDYVDATHLRLFGDCRETLTNDLSRYQVDCGNWDLAFYDDGRDENLIRILLEDCPRNVLVPVDGAGPSGGGNGGIGDVLEVAKKGFELNWIAADCDACEISGGRCGFNETFYKFMCFCPDRPHSASCKPGNKKKMKIIIAAAIPGAAFFMCLLAFLIWRNKKRVTNAYRLWRSVSSDPSSKLDIEGGSLYFGIPVFSYTELVEATNNFDSARELGDGGFGTVYYGKLRDGREVAIKRLYEHNYRRVEQFMNEIKILTCLKHPNLVSLYGCTSRRSRELLLVYEYVENGTVADHLHGKRADESPLTWSIRMNIAIETATALTYLHKSDIIHRDVKTNNILLDGNFCVKVADFGLSRLFPIDATHVSTAPQGTPGYVDPEYHQCYQLTGKSDVYSFGVVLVELISSMPAVDINRHRHEINLASFALNKIQKCDFEELIDSSLGYGTDAEVTRMTTSVADLAFRCLQPEKEMRPSMDEVLDYLKDIHNGDELMFEKVKEENGNGKMLHSPETDEVILLKNKNLTSPVAVTDKWISSSSTIESSIE
- the LOC142533927 gene encoding LEAF RUST 10 DISEASE-RESISTANCE LOCUS RECEPTOR-LIKE PROTEIN KINASE-like 1.1 isoform X4; translation: MAFPNLFLFFFVFHALLLNFCDANKCPKSFPCSELGLLEYPLTELERPDCGLIVVDCNSSVPRFKIGDKGPSYDVLDNISAYKYFVRDESLRYNLDRNSCFSFNSFPLYISPNISFVISPNVTLFTCDKAFHDRSVEEHFKDYKNHSQCVGFDVYYRNPEDGNPASGADLPFGCRSIQMPMWNRSLNWSDDLFKLLAYEFDLEWHVEQTKGNKKKMKIIIAAAIPGAAFFMCLLAFLIWRNKKRVTNAYRLWRSVSSDPSSKLDIEGGSLYFGIPVFSYTELVEATNNFDSARELGDGGFGTVYYGKLRDGREVAIKRLYEHNYRRVEQFMNEIKILTCLKHPNLVSLYGCTSRRSRELLLVYEYVENGTVADHLHGKRADESPLTWSIRMNIAIETATALTYLHKSDIIHRDVKTNNILLDGNFCVKVADFGLSRLFPIDATHVSTAPQGTPGYVDPEYHQCYQLTGKSDVYSFGVVLVELISSMPAVDINRHRHEINLASFALNKIQKCDFEELIDSSLGYGTDAEVTRMTTSVADLAFRCLQPEKEMRPSMDEVLDYLKDIHNGDELMFEKVKEENGNGKMLHSPETDEVILLKNKNLTSPVAVTDKWISSSSTIESSIE
- the LOC142533927 gene encoding LEAF RUST 10 DISEASE-RESISTANCE LOCUS RECEPTOR-LIKE PROTEIN KINASE-like 1.2 isoform X1, with amino-acid sequence MHDFFIYFSFCIFCVIILSERSSGADYRYEACSVPVLCGGQNVSFPFYIQGLQEAYCGFPGFMLNCSDLGLPVLELPGNEYVIKGISYRNQNFRVIDSAVLNSNSSSCLPGIRNSTLYTKPQFDYVDATHLRLFGDCRETLTNDLSRYQVDCGNWDLAFYDDGRDENLIRILLEDCPRNVLVPVDGAGPSGGGNGGIGDVLEVAKKGFELNWIAADCDACEISGGRCGFNETFYKFMCFCPDRPHSASCKPDLVAGNKKKMKIIIAAAIPGAAFFMCLLAFLIWRNKKRVTNAYRLWRSVSSDPSSKLDIEGGSLYFGIPVFSYTELVEATNNFDSARELGDGGFGTVYYGKLRDGREVAIKRLYEHNYRRVEQFMNEIKILTCLKHPNLVSLYGCTSRRSRELLLVYEYVENGTVADHLHGKRADESPLTWSIRMNIAIETATALTYLHKSDIIHRDVKTNNILLDGNFCVKVADFGLSRLFPIDATHVSTAPQGTPGYVDPEYHQCYQLTGKSDVYSFGVVLVELISSMPAVDINRHRHEINLASFALNKIQKCDFEELIDSSLGYGTDAEVTRMTTSVADLAFRCLQPEKEMRPSMDEVLDYLKDIHNGDELMFEKVKEENGNGKMLHSPETDEVILLKNKNLTSPVAVTDKWISSSSTIESSIE
- the LOC142533927 gene encoding LEAF RUST 10 DISEASE-RESISTANCE LOCUS RECEPTOR-LIKE PROTEIN KINASE-like 1.1 isoform X3, giving the protein MAFPNLFLFFFVFHALLLNFCDANKCPKSFPCSELGLLEYPLTELERPDCGLIVVDCNSSVPRFKIGDKGPSYDVLDNISAYKYFVRDESLRYNLDRNSCFSFNSFPLYISPNISFVISPNVTLFTCDKAFHDRSVEEHFKDYKNHSQCVGFDVYYRNPEDGNPASGADLPFGCRSIQMPMWNRSLNWSDDLFKLLAYEFDLEWHVEQTKDLVAGNKKKMKIIIAAAIPGAAFFMCLLAFLIWRNKKRVTNAYRLWRSVSSDPSSKLDIEGGSLYFGIPVFSYTELVEATNNFDSARELGDGGFGTVYYGKLRDGREVAIKRLYEHNYRRVEQFMNEIKILTCLKHPNLVSLYGCTSRRSRELLLVYEYVENGTVADHLHGKRADESPLTWSIRMNIAIETATALTYLHKSDIIHRDVKTNNILLDGNFCVKVADFGLSRLFPIDATHVSTAPQGTPGYVDPEYHQCYQLTGKSDVYSFGVVLVELISSMPAVDINRHRHEINLASFALNKIQKCDFEELIDSSLGYGTDAEVTRMTTSVADLAFRCLQPEKEMRPSMDEVLDYLKDIHNGDELMFEKVKEENGNGKMLHSPETDEVILLKNKNLTSPVAVTDKWISSSSTIESSIE